The following are from one region of the Stigmatella ashevillena genome:
- a CDS encoding peroxiredoxin gives MLTVGDKLPNFSVKATVSLEKGKEFTTITQDSYKGKWIILFAWPKDFTFICPTEIAEFGKKNKDFNDRDAQVLGLSTDSEFVHHAWRTHHADLKNLPFPMLADLKHELTNALGILHKQEGVALRATFIIDPEGIIRHVSVNDLSVGRNVSEVVRTLDAFQTDELCPCNWQKGEETLTSKLAKAG, from the coding sequence ATGCTGACCGTTGGCGACAAGCTTCCGAATTTCTCCGTGAAGGCCACCGTGAGCCTCGAGAAGGGCAAGGAGTTCACGACCATCACCCAGGACAGCTACAAGGGTAAGTGGATCATCCTGTTTGCGTGGCCCAAGGACTTCACCTTCATCTGCCCGACCGAGATCGCCGAGTTCGGGAAGAAGAACAAGGACTTCAACGACCGCGACGCGCAGGTGCTGGGCCTGAGCACCGACAGCGAGTTCGTGCACCACGCGTGGCGCACGCACCACGCGGACCTGAAGAACCTGCCCTTCCCCATGCTGGCGGACCTGAAGCACGAGCTGACCAACGCCCTGGGCATCCTCCACAAGCAGGAGGGCGTGGCGCTGCGCGCGACCTTCATCATCGATCCCGAGGGCATCATCCGCCACGTGTCGGTGAACGACCTGTCGGTGGGCCGCAATGTCTCGGAGGTGGTGCGCACCCTGGACGCGTTCCAGACCGACGAGCTGTGCCCCTGCAACTGGCAGAAGGGTGAGGAGACGCTCACCTCGAAGCTGGCGAAGGCGGGGTAG
- the dps gene encoding DNA starvation/stationary phase protection protein Dps has protein sequence MYRSPSPLSEQARTPIAASLNERLADGLDLHSQIKVAHWNIKGPQFAALHPLFETFAVSLAGHNDAIAERAVTLGARAYGTTRHVAKSSRIPEYQQDTVKDLDHVKLLAERFDVYLAGLRESRKVGEQHQDTDTVDLLTGAITEFEKHAWFLRATLGE, from the coding sequence ATGTACCGCAGCCCAAGCCCTCTCTCCGAGCAAGCTCGTACCCCCATCGCCGCGTCGCTGAATGAGCGGCTGGCGGACGGACTGGACCTGCACAGCCAGATCAAGGTGGCCCACTGGAACATCAAGGGCCCGCAGTTCGCGGCGCTGCACCCGCTGTTCGAGACCTTCGCGGTGAGCCTCGCGGGCCACAATGACGCGATCGCCGAGCGCGCGGTGACGCTGGGTGCCCGGGCCTACGGCACCACCCGGCACGTGGCGAAGAGCAGCCGCATTCCGGAGTACCAGCAAGACACGGTGAAGGACCTGGACCATGTGAAACTGCTCGCCGAGCGGTTCGACGTGTACCTGGCCGGCCTGCGTGAGAGCCGGAAGGTGGGCGAGCAGCACCAGGACACGGACACGGTGGATCTGCTGACGGGCGCCATCACCGAGTTCGAGAAGCACGCCTGGTTCTTGCGCGCCACGCTGGGCGAGTAA
- a CDS encoding carboxymuconolactone decarboxylase family protein codes for MASIEVIRGELADSHKDTRLNLQAVLEGGSLTPEQRWGVAVACAFAARNERLKEAVLNEAKKALANPEPVIEDARAAASLMGMNNVYYRFRHMIGKESYSTKRPGLRMNRLAQVLTNKVDFELVCLAVSAINGCEMCVQSHEKVVIEGGLSEDQVHDAVRIAAVIHAAAVGLES; via the coding sequence ATGGCCTCGATCGAAGTCATCCGCGGGGAGCTCGCGGATTCCCACAAGGACACCCGCCTCAACCTCCAGGCCGTCCTGGAAGGTGGCAGCCTCACCCCGGAGCAGCGTTGGGGTGTGGCCGTCGCGTGCGCCTTCGCCGCCCGGAATGAGCGGCTGAAGGAAGCCGTGCTCAACGAGGCGAAGAAGGCCCTGGCCAACCCCGAGCCCGTCATCGAGGACGCCCGCGCCGCGGCCTCGCTGATGGGGATGAACAACGTGTACTACCGGTTCCGGCACATGATCGGGAAGGAGTCCTACTCGACCAAGCGCCCGGGGCTTCGGATGAACCGTCTGGCCCAGGTGCTGACGAACAAGGTGGACTTCGAGCTGGTCTGCCTGGCCGTCAGCGCCATCAACGGCTGCGAGATGTGCGTGCAGTCCCATGAGAAGGTCGTCATCGAAGGCGGCCTCTCGGAGGATCAGGTGCACGACGCGGTCCGCATCGCGGCCGTCATCCATGCCGCGGCGGTCGGCCTGGAGTCATAA
- a CDS encoding sigma 54-interacting transcriptional regulator: protein MVDESKGSTSLERLAEDKDLLELASAEPSVSELLRRGLDWVTRIARFDLATLFLLRDARLVAVAARGPLANAQVRGHVLELARFPQVRQALETRRARAFTEEDHTGEGDPFDGVLDLPPGHSCMVVPLCSGERCYGVLTLDRAECETYAPSVVELVEVYGQILATALQNAEQRATFERMHRQDREHARLLESELGGDSEGILETSLSPVMRDLARRARQVAETDTPVLLLGETGTGKERLARAIHRWSARADQPFVTLNCAAIPAGLLESELFGHVKGSFTGAIKDRAGRFQMAHRGTLLLDEIGELPVDLQAKLLRALQEKTFEPVGSDRMVRADVRILAATHVDLQQAIAQRRFREDLYYRLSVFPLRLPPLRERREDLAQLCAFLLAEQVRRTGRRGMRVSPEGLARLAAYDWPGNLRELANVLERATILSPGLELGPQSFELPTRAHQDVVPEIRPAVMALEDVPTLARVQREHILRVLSLTKGRIYGPGGAAELLGLKPSTLQSRMKKLGIARQDQFVIEGPR from the coding sequence ATGGTGGACGAATCGAAGGGGAGCACCTCCCTGGAGCGGTTGGCGGAGGACAAGGACCTCCTCGAACTGGCGAGCGCGGAGCCCTCGGTGTCGGAGCTGCTCCGGAGGGGTCTGGATTGGGTAACCCGTATCGCCCGGTTTGATCTGGCGACGCTCTTTCTTTTGAGGGACGCCCGTCTGGTGGCCGTGGCGGCGCGCGGGCCGCTGGCCAATGCCCAGGTCCGGGGCCACGTGCTCGAGCTGGCGCGCTTTCCCCAGGTCCGGCAGGCCCTGGAGACGCGCCGCGCGCGCGCCTTCACCGAAGAGGACCACACGGGAGAGGGGGACCCCTTCGATGGGGTGTTGGACCTGCCGCCGGGACACTCGTGCATGGTGGTGCCGCTGTGCTCGGGGGAGCGGTGCTACGGCGTGCTCACCTTGGACCGGGCCGAGTGCGAAACCTACGCCCCGTCCGTGGTGGAGCTGGTCGAGGTGTACGGACAGATCCTCGCCACGGCGCTCCAGAACGCCGAGCAGCGCGCCACCTTCGAGCGGATGCACCGGCAGGACCGCGAGCACGCCAGGCTGCTGGAGTCCGAGCTGGGCGGAGACTCGGAAGGCATCCTCGAGACGAGCCTGAGCCCGGTGATGAGGGACTTGGCGCGGCGGGCCCGCCAGGTGGCCGAGACGGACACGCCGGTGCTGCTGCTGGGAGAGACGGGGACGGGCAAGGAGCGGCTGGCCCGGGCCATCCACCGGTGGAGTGCCCGGGCGGATCAGCCCTTCGTCACCCTCAACTGCGCGGCCATTCCCGCGGGCCTGTTGGAGAGCGAACTTTTCGGCCACGTGAAGGGCTCCTTCACCGGCGCCATCAAGGACCGGGCCGGCCGCTTCCAGATGGCGCATCGCGGTACACTGCTGCTGGATGAGATCGGCGAGCTGCCGGTGGACTTGCAGGCCAAGCTGCTGCGGGCCCTGCAGGAGAAGACCTTCGAGCCGGTGGGCAGCGACCGGATGGTGCGCGCGGATGTCCGCATCCTGGCGGCCACCCACGTGGACTTGCAGCAGGCCATCGCCCAGCGGCGCTTCCGGGAGGATCTGTACTACCGGCTGAGCGTCTTCCCGCTGCGGCTGCCTCCCCTGCGGGAGCGGCGCGAAGACCTGGCTCAGTTGTGTGCCTTCCTGCTGGCGGAGCAGGTCCGGCGGACGGGACGGCGTGGCATGCGGGTGAGCCCCGAGGGGCTGGCGCGGCTGGCGGCCTATGACTGGCCAGGAAACCTGCGCGAGCTGGCCAATGTGTTGGAGCGAGCCACCATTCTTTCACCGGGATTGGAACTGGGTCCGCAGTCCTTCGAGTTGCCCACACGGGCTCACCAGGACGTCGTGCCCGAGATCCGGCCGGCCGTGATGGCGCTGGAGGACGTGCCCACGCTGGCCAGGGTGCAACGGGAACACATTCTCCGGGTGCTCTCCCTCACCAAGGGACGCATCTACGGACCGGGCGGGGCGGCGGAGCTGCTGGGGCTCAAGCCTTCCACGCTCCAGAGCCGCATGAAGAAGCTGGGCATCGCGCGTCAGGATCAATTCGTCATTGAAGGTCCACGCTGA